One Desulfobulbus oligotrophicus DNA segment encodes these proteins:
- a CDS encoding synaptonemal complex protein 1 translates to MKSSLFYLLLLCLVVTLPTANGLAENQTQPQSIPAIRPLVILPTHLVREQEKNTHPSSPAVSASLSAEANKAESSATREKSPPQATIESALLKELNQQAHEESSTDVLNMLASLVETQKHLQEQIADLTKRQKISTSKTEKESLQEELNKIDKELSDINTDFERIATGAEPELFLAGKETTFSWKDELATLLEPSIKELKQLTARARMKSELKESIANYDKQLATTRRAVGKLSRLAAEAKNHGVKEGLGELMPAWQNMEKRVSSKRDMAQRELAKLEDNDASFLTTSKDSIREFFRNRGWFLFIAFLTVIGILAAFRLFTQLLFSLLPGAKKEQRPMHIRILDIVLRILSIACAISGLLFVLYIAEDWFLLSAAIIFTVALIWAIRQTLPKMWRQVQMILNMGSIREGERMMYQGIPWRVEAINVLCTLYNPTLGIHLRIPIADMTGLISRPYRHDESWFPCKKGDWVALDGKPFARVTALSHEQVEVVEAGGRHITYRTADFLSKAPANLSDTFTIQVVVGLSHALQAIITTTVLDTFTAFLQRRLEEHGYAEDCLSLAVDFLQISPSSLDIAIIAAFKGNQAPSYRKIERTLTKWAVDCCNINNWELPFPQLTVHEPGNKTT, encoded by the coding sequence ATGAAAAGCAGTCTCTTTTATCTTCTCCTGCTCTGCCTTGTCGTCACGCTGCCGACAGCAAACGGACTGGCCGAAAACCAAACACAACCCCAGTCTATTCCGGCTATCCGTCCCCTTGTGATCCTGCCAACCCATCTCGTCCGTGAGCAGGAAAAAAACACACACCCCTCTTCACCAGCTGTCTCTGCCTCTTTATCTGCAGAGGCCAACAAAGCCGAGTCGTCCGCAACTCGCGAAAAATCGCCACCGCAGGCTACCATCGAATCGGCCTTGCTGAAAGAATTAAACCAACAGGCGCACGAAGAGAGCTCGACAGATGTGCTGAACATGCTTGCCTCTCTGGTCGAGACGCAAAAACATCTTCAGGAACAGATCGCTGATCTGACAAAAAGACAAAAAATAAGCACCTCAAAGACAGAAAAAGAGAGTTTACAGGAGGAGTTGAACAAGATTGACAAAGAACTCTCCGATATAAATACAGATTTTGAACGCATTGCCACTGGAGCTGAGCCCGAACTTTTCTTAGCCGGCAAAGAGACAACGTTCAGCTGGAAGGATGAACTGGCCACACTCCTTGAACCAAGTATCAAAGAGCTCAAACAGCTGACAGCACGTGCTCGGATGAAATCCGAACTCAAAGAGAGTATTGCCAACTACGATAAACAGCTGGCCACAACACGGCGTGCTGTCGGTAAGCTCAGCCGTCTGGCCGCTGAAGCCAAGAATCATGGTGTAAAAGAAGGTCTTGGCGAGCTTATGCCGGCCTGGCAAAACATGGAAAAACGGGTCAGCAGCAAGCGGGATATGGCCCAACGGGAACTGGCTAAGCTTGAAGATAACGATGCCTCTTTTCTGACAACATCCAAAGATTCCATACGTGAGTTTTTCCGCAACCGCGGCTGGTTTCTTTTTATCGCTTTTCTGACCGTTATCGGTATCCTTGCCGCCTTTCGGCTCTTTACCCAGCTGCTGTTTTCTCTGCTTCCCGGAGCAAAGAAAGAACAACGGCCAATGCACATCCGTATACTCGACATCGTACTGCGGATCCTATCCATTGCCTGTGCGATCAGCGGTCTGCTCTTTGTTCTGTACATTGCTGAAGACTGGTTCCTGCTGAGCGCAGCCATCATCTTCACCGTCGCCCTGATATGGGCAATTCGGCAGACCCTACCCAAGATGTGGCGACAGGTGCAGATGATCCTTAACATGGGATCGATCCGCGAGGGTGAGAGGATGATGTACCAAGGGATACCATGGCGGGTGGAGGCGATCAATGTCTTGTGCACACTGTACAACCCTACACTCGGTATACACCTGCGCATCCCCATCGCTGATATGACCGGGTTGATCTCTCGGCCCTATCGCCATGATGAGTCGTGGTTTCCCTGTAAAAAGGGGGACTGGGTCGCTCTTGACGGTAAACCGTTTGCCAGGGTAACCGCTCTTTCCCATGAACAGGTGGAAGTGGTTGAGGCGGGAGGTCGTCACATCACCTATCGGACAGCTGATTTTCTGAGTAAAGCACCGGCAAATTTATCAGACACCTTCACCATCCAGGTTGTTGTGGGCCTCTCCCATGCCCTGCAGGCCATCATTACCACCACGGTGCTGGATACATTCACCGCCTTTCTTCAGCGTCGGCTGGAGGAACACGGCTATGCCGAGGACTGTCTCAGTCTGGCTGTAGACTTTCTTCAGATCAGCCCCTCTTCTCTTGATATTGCCATTATAGCCGCTTTCAAGGGAAACCAGGCCCCATCGTACCGAAAGATAGAACGAACCCTGACGAAATGGGCTGTGGACTGCTGCAACATCAACAACTGGGAGCTGCCTTTCCCGCAACTCACCGTTCACGAACCGGGGAACAAGACAACATGA
- the pdxH gene encoding pyridoxamine 5'-phosphate oxidase: MDIKGLRKDYRNPVLSRETLAADPFDQFEDWFHEACAAGLPEPNAMVLSTVGADGQPTLRTVLLKLFDRNGFVFFTNYGSRKAVQISENSQVALLFPWIQQARQVTVTGTAAKISVAESAQYFATRPRNSQLGAWISRQSSILSSRRLLMMELEQMKNKFLQGKIPLPDFWGGYRVQPTSIEFWQGQTSRLHDRFLYTREEEGWRIERLAP; this comes from the coding sequence ATGGATATCAAAGGGTTGCGTAAAGACTACAGGAATCCGGTGCTTAGCCGGGAAACACTGGCTGCTGATCCATTCGATCAGTTTGAAGACTGGTTTCACGAGGCCTGCGCAGCCGGACTGCCGGAACCAAATGCCATGGTCCTTTCCACGGTGGGCGCAGATGGACAACCAACCCTGCGTACCGTCCTGCTGAAGTTGTTTGATCGCAATGGATTCGTCTTCTTCACCAACTACGGCAGCCGCAAAGCTGTGCAGATCAGCGAAAACAGTCAGGTTGCCCTTCTGTTTCCCTGGATACAGCAGGCCCGCCAGGTAACAGTCACCGGCACTGCCGCAAAGATCAGTGTTGCCGAATCCGCCCAATACTTTGCCACCAGACCTCGCAACAGCCAACTCGGGGCCTGGATCTCCAGACAAAGCTCCATCCTGTCTTCCCGGCGGTTACTGATGATGGAACTGGAGCAGATGAAAAACAAATTTCTGCAAGGAAAAATCCCTCTCCCGGATTTCTGGGGAGGGTACCGGGTGCAGCCGACAAGCATCGAGTTCTGGCAGGGGCAAACCAGCAGACTCCACGACCGCTTCCTCTACACACGTGAAGAAGAAGGCTGGCGCATCGAACGGCTGGCGCCCTGA
- the cutA gene encoding divalent-cation tolerance protein CutA, whose product MEKKLTPYIQVVTTLPDRDSAEQLAARLVKDRLAACVQISHCTSVYRWQGVIEQGEEQVCLIKSRRDLFPALYRTIKTLHPYEVPEILASPVIDGGSEYLDWLEQELRPAPE is encoded by the coding sequence ATGGAGAAAAAGTTGACACCCTATATACAAGTGGTCACCACACTACCCGATCGAGACAGTGCTGAGCAGCTGGCCGCCCGTCTTGTAAAAGACCGCCTGGCCGCCTGCGTCCAGATCAGTCACTGCACATCTGTCTACCGTTGGCAAGGGGTCATCGAACAGGGGGAAGAACAGGTCTGTCTGATCAAATCACGACGCGATCTCTTTCCCGCACTGTACCGTACAATCAAAACCCTGCATCCATATGAGGTACCCGAAATTCTGGCTTCGCCGGTTATCGACGGCGGCAGTGAATACCTGGACTGGCTCGAACAGGAACTGCGGCCTGCCCCGGAGTGA
- a CDS encoding TerC family protein, translating to MEWIWDINIWSSLVTLTVLEIVLGIDNIIFITLLAGKLPEKDRKAARQFGLLAALGTRILLLMSVVWLARLVAPLFVIMQHPVSGRDLVLLGGGLFLIYKAVVEIHNSLEGGEMRHGPRQLASHLVLVILQIAVIDIIFSLDSVITAVGLADHLWVMITAIVIAIGVMMVAAGSIGEFVDRHPTVKMLALSFLVLVGVALVAEGTGHELPKGYLYFAMAFSFVVEMLNLRLRKSTAPVHLYPADTLDRQEEPPA from the coding sequence ATGGAATGGATCTGGGATATCAACATCTGGAGCTCTCTTGTCACCCTGACAGTTCTTGAAATCGTCCTTGGCATCGACAACATCATCTTCATTACCCTGCTCGCCGGTAAACTGCCTGAAAAGGACCGGAAGGCCGCCCGCCAATTCGGCCTGCTGGCCGCATTGGGAACCCGCATTCTTCTCCTGATGTCGGTTGTCTGGCTGGCTCGACTGGTGGCACCGCTGTTTGTCATCATGCAACATCCGGTTTCCGGTCGTGATCTGGTGCTACTGGGCGGCGGTCTCTTTCTTATCTACAAGGCGGTGGTGGAGATCCACAACAGCCTTGAAGGCGGTGAAATGCGTCATGGACCCCGTCAGCTTGCATCACACCTGGTACTTGTTATCCTGCAGATTGCTGTTATTGATATTATCTTCTCTCTTGATTCGGTGATCACCGCGGTCGGTCTTGCCGATCACCTGTGGGTGATGATCACAGCCATCGTCATTGCCATTGGCGTAATGATGGTTGCTGCCGGGTCGATCGGCGAATTTGTCGACCGCCACCCAACCGTTAAAATGCTTGCCCTTTCCTTTCTCGTCCTGGTCGGGGTTGCCCTGGTGGCTGAAGGTACTGGTCATGAGCTGCCGAAAGGGTATCTCTACTTTGCCATGGCCTTTTCATTTGTTGTTGAGATGCTCAACCTGCGGCTGCGAAAGAGCACTGCTCCCGTGCATCTGTATCCGGCAGATACACTCGACCGGCAAGAAGAACCACCGGCCTGA
- the coaD gene encoding pantetheine-phosphate adenylyltransferase, which produces MKGIYAGSFDPPTNGHLWMIEQGARLFSRFYVAIGENSAKKYCFTLDERIEMLEELCSRFPHITVVHFQNKFLVKYAESIGVDCILRGIRNEKDYTYERGMRYVNGNMTDKIQTLFMMSPRNLVEVSSSLIKGLVGSDDWEQIVREYVPDMVYYKMLSKFGGIHIQLPHREMLEKI; this is translated from the coding sequence ATGAAGGGTATCTATGCCGGCAGCTTCGACCCACCGACCAACGGCCATTTATGGATGATTGAACAGGGAGCACGTCTGTTTTCCAGATTTTACGTTGCCATTGGTGAAAATTCTGCAAAAAAGTACTGTTTTACTCTGGATGAACGCATAGAGATGCTTGAGGAACTCTGTTCCCGATTTCCTCATATCACAGTTGTCCATTTTCAAAATAAATTCCTGGTCAAATATGCTGAGTCAATAGGTGTCGACTGCATCCTGAGAGGTATTCGTAATGAAAAAGATTATACGTACGAACGGGGCATGCGCTACGTGAACGGGAATATGACCGACAAGATCCAAACCCTCTTCATGATGTCACCCCGTAATCTGGTGGAGGTCAGCTCCAGTCTGATCAAGGGCCTGGTCGGGTCAGATGATTGGGAACAGATTGTCCGTGAGTATGTTCCGGATATGGTCTATTACAAGATGCTGAGCAAGTTCGGAGGAATCCACATCCAACTTCCTCACAGAGAAATGCTGGAAAAAATTTGA
- a CDS encoding DNA topoisomerase IV subunit B produces MTDHQYDESKIKTLSSLEHIRKRPGMYIGRLGDGSHPDDGIYILLKEIVDNAVDEYIMGFGKRIDIHIGDDGVCRVRDYGRGIPLGKVVECVSVINTGAKYNTEVFQFSVGLNGVGTKAVNALSTRFVVTAFRDGRHKTAWFAHGLLQGEEEGKTNEKNGTLVEFLPDPDLFPDYRFDQQYIDQRLWRYAYLNAGLTLSLDGALYLSKHGLLDLLDHEINDEGIYPPIHFADKTLEFAFTHTDDYGESYFSFVNGTYTSEGGTHLSAFREGILKGVNEFTGKKFSGLDVRDGIVGTLAVKVQEPIFESQTKNKLGNTDIRAGIVNAVKDAVATHLYKFPEAAEIFVDKVQRNERVRRELQSVRRDAKAKAKKIAFKIPQLKDCKYHPSRGRPSKPGRENMLFITEGQSAAGSIVSARDPLTQAVFSLKGKPMNVLDQRLDVLYKNEEMYSLMQALDIEESMTNLRYDKVILATDADIDGLHIRNLLLTFFLHYFELLIKQERVYILETPIFRVRNKQKTFYCYTDQDIDEAMVALKAKGKGDRAIETTRFKGLGEISPPEFRQFIGPDMRLKQVRIDSLSEVGKVLRFYMGKNTPERKQYIMDHLIVRPV; encoded by the coding sequence ATGACCGATCATCAGTACGACGAATCTAAAATTAAGACGCTCAGTTCCCTTGAACATATCCGTAAACGACCGGGTATGTATATCGGCCGACTGGGTGACGGCTCCCATCCGGACGACGGCATCTACATTCTGCTCAAGGAGATCGTGGACAATGCTGTTGACGAGTATATCATGGGGTTCGGCAAGCGGATCGATATCCACATCGGTGACGACGGGGTCTGCAGAGTACGGGATTACGGCCGTGGTATCCCTTTAGGCAAGGTGGTGGAGTGCGTCTCAGTTATCAACACCGGTGCGAAGTACAACACCGAAGTCTTTCAGTTTTCCGTCGGCCTCAACGGTGTCGGTACCAAGGCGGTCAACGCACTCTCCACCCGGTTTGTTGTCACTGCCTTTCGCGATGGCCGCCATAAAACCGCCTGGTTTGCCCATGGGCTGCTGCAGGGGGAGGAAGAGGGCAAAACCAACGAAAAAAACGGGACACTGGTTGAGTTTCTGCCCGACCCGGATCTCTTTCCTGACTACCGTTTTGATCAGCAGTATATCGACCAGCGGCTCTGGCGATACGCTTATCTCAACGCCGGTTTAACCCTGTCGCTGGATGGTGCACTCTATCTGTCGAAGCATGGTCTTCTTGACCTGCTCGATCACGAGATCAATGATGAGGGGATCTATCCGCCCATCCATTTTGCCGACAAGACACTGGAATTCGCCTTCACCCACACCGATGACTACGGTGAATCCTACTTCTCTTTTGTCAACGGCACCTATACCAGTGAAGGCGGCACGCATCTCTCCGCCTTTCGTGAAGGCATCCTTAAGGGTGTCAACGAGTTTACCGGAAAAAAATTCAGCGGTCTTGATGTCCGCGACGGCATTGTCGGTACCCTTGCCGTCAAGGTTCAGGAACCGATCTTTGAATCTCAAACCAAAAACAAACTCGGCAACACGGATATCCGTGCCGGCATCGTCAATGCCGTGAAGGATGCGGTGGCCACGCATCTCTACAAGTTTCCGGAAGCTGCTGAGATCTTTGTTGACAAGGTGCAGCGCAACGAGCGGGTCCGCCGGGAACTGCAATCAGTTCGACGTGATGCCAAGGCCAAAGCGAAAAAGATCGCTTTTAAAATCCCTCAGTTAAAGGACTGCAAGTACCATCCCTCCCGTGGCCGTCCCTCAAAACCCGGTCGTGAAAACATGCTGTTCATCACCGAAGGACAGTCTGCGGCCGGATCCATCGTCAGTGCCCGCGATCCCCTGACACAGGCGGTGTTCAGTCTCAAGGGAAAACCTATGAATGTTCTGGATCAGCGATTGGATGTCCTCTATAAAAATGAGGAGATGTACTCACTGATGCAGGCTCTGGACATTGAGGAGTCCATGACCAATCTGCGCTACGATAAGGTGATCCTGGCGACTGATGCCGACATCGACGGTCTGCACATCCGCAACCTGTTGCTGACCTTCTTTCTCCATTACTTTGAATTGCTGATCAAACAGGAACGGGTGTACATTCTGGAAACACCGATCTTTCGTGTCCGCAACAAACAGAAAACATTTTACTGCTACACGGATCAGGACATAGATGAGGCCATGGTGGCACTCAAGGCCAAAGGAAAAGGCGACCGCGCCATTGAGACCACCCGCTTCAAAGGGCTGGGTGAAATCTCGCCGCCGGAATTCAGGCAGTTCATCGGCCCGGACATGCGTTTAAAACAGGTGCGGATCGATTCCTTAAGTGAGGTCGGCAAGGTGCTCCGTTTCTACATGGGCAAAAATACCCCGGAGCGTAAACAGTACATCATGGACCATCTGATCGTCAGGCCGGTATGA
- a CDS encoding AI-2E family transporter: MTTTSWVTMQQNNSLFHSLPQPWNQILPHVAALMVWGMLFGVIYLLRSFFLLLFLTFVFSYIQAQSVNRLAPYIKNRILRVLLVALVILSVITAAGIFLVPKVKKQTEVFVSQFTTYLTRVDQEIFTLTARYPLLGEIFPEISGTSSDEETEKRTLKHSPTATMLQQLLRLGDADAPGGPQNLSHVLGTLGNIGGKIASVASAFLLSLLFSFLIVLDLANLGTSVHSLESTKLRFIYQSVTPNIRDFSLVLGKALEAQLIIAIINSILTAVGISLLGLGEHLAFLSMIVFFCSFFPVIGVFISSIPICLIALQTQGLQTMLLAILLIIIIHLIEGYILNPRIYGSYMRINSVIILFILTIGGKLFGVWGLILGVPVCTYVFGHAIRFRDTDGQGSTGSPAIDA; this comes from the coding sequence TTGACCACCACCAGCTGGGTGACAATGCAACAGAACAACTCCCTCTTCCATTCCCTGCCCCAACCCTGGAATCAGATTCTGCCGCATGTTGCCGCCCTCATGGTCTGGGGAATGTTGTTTGGCGTTATCTACCTGCTCCGGTCCTTTTTCCTCCTCCTTTTCCTGACCTTTGTCTTCTCGTACATCCAGGCACAGAGCGTTAATCGGCTGGCACCCTACATTAAAAACAGAATACTCCGGGTTCTGCTGGTCGCCCTTGTTATCTTAAGTGTCATAACTGCGGCCGGTATTTTTCTGGTTCCAAAGGTAAAAAAACAGACAGAGGTCTTTGTCAGTCAGTTCACCACCTATCTTACCAGGGTGGATCAGGAAATATTTACCTTAACGGCCCGCTACCCTCTTTTAGGGGAAATTTTCCCGGAAATCAGCGGTACGAGCAGCGATGAAGAAACTGAGAAAAGAACATTGAAACACTCACCTACGGCCACGATGCTGCAGCAGCTTCTTCGCCTGGGTGATGCAGACGCACCCGGCGGCCCTCAAAATCTCAGCCATGTTCTGGGGACGCTGGGCAACATCGGCGGTAAAATAGCCTCAGTGGCATCGGCCTTTCTCCTTTCCCTGCTCTTTTCCTTTCTGATTGTCCTTGATCTTGCGAACCTGGGCACCAGCGTGCATTCTCTGGAATCAACCAAACTCCGGTTTATTTATCAGAGCGTGACCCCGAATATCCGTGATTTTTCGCTGGTCCTTGGCAAGGCGCTGGAAGCCCAACTGATCATTGCGATCATCAACTCCATCTTAACAGCCGTTGGTATAAGTCTGCTCGGGTTAGGAGAACATCTGGCCTTCCTGTCGATGATCGTTTTCTTCTGCAGTTTTTTTCCGGTTATCGGCGTGTTCATCAGCTCCATCCCCATCTGCCTGATTGCTCTGCAAACCCAGGGCCTGCAGACCATGTTGCTGGCCATCCTGCTGATCATAATCATCCATCTGATTGAAGGGTATATCCTGAACCCGAGGATTTACGGATCGTATATGCGTATCAACTCCGTCATCATTCTCTTCATCCTGACCATTGGCGGTAAACTCTTCGGTGTGTGGGGACTGATTCTCGGTGTTCCGGTTTGCACCTATGTCTTTGGGCATGCCATCCGATTCAGAGATACCGATGGCCAGGGAAGCACCGGCTCACCTGCCATTGACGCCTGA
- a CDS encoding SIR2 family NAD-dependent protein deacylase, which translates to MPTITISDKGGFDMPEAMHTLLQTVAKGSGRITVLTGAGISAESGIPTFRGPEGYWTVGSTVYQPQEMATFRMFTHQPDEVWKWYLYRMGVCAAAEPNPGHQALVDMEHHFGDRFTLITQNVDGLHLRAGNTPARTFQIHGNVFHMRCSLECTDTIYEIPPGVQPKTKEESLTPSDHELLRCPHCGARSRPHILLFDESYNEHHYHFYSSLKAARETTLLIVVGTAGATNLPNQVANEVHRAGGIIIDVNIETNPFARLAEQDGRGFFVRQPSASALPAITEVMIGG; encoded by the coding sequence ATGCCGACGATAACCATCAGCGATAAGGGAGGATTCGACATGCCCGAGGCAATGCATACCCTCTTACAAACAGTGGCAAAAGGCTCAGGAAGGATCACCGTTCTCACCGGTGCAGGTATTTCCGCAGAAAGCGGTATACCCACCTTTCGCGGTCCGGAAGGATACTGGACAGTGGGCTCAACGGTTTATCAGCCGCAGGAGATGGCAACCTTCCGGATGTTCACCCACCAGCCTGATGAGGTGTGGAAATGGTATCTGTACCGGATGGGCGTCTGTGCAGCTGCTGAACCGAACCCGGGGCATCAGGCCCTGGTGGACATGGAGCATCACTTTGGAGACCGTTTTACGCTGATCACGCAGAATGTTGATGGTCTGCATCTCAGAGCCGGCAACACACCGGCCCGCACCTTTCAGATTCACGGCAATGTCTTTCACATGCGATGTTCTCTGGAGTGCACGGATACGATCTACGAGATCCCTCCGGGTGTGCAGCCGAAAACAAAAGAAGAGAGCCTGACTCCCTCCGATCATGAGCTCCTTCGCTGTCCGCACTGTGGAGCCCGTTCACGCCCCCATATTCTGCTGTTTGACGAAAGCTACAACGAACATCACTACCATTTTTACAGTTCACTTAAAGCCGCCCGGGAGACCACACTGCTCATTGTTGTCGGTACTGCAGGTGCGACCAACCTTCCCAACCAGGTGGCCAATGAGGTGCACCGTGCCGGAGGGATAATCATCGATGTGAACATCGAAACCAACCCCTTTGCCCGGCTGGCCGAACAAGACGGTCGCGGGTTCTTTGTCCGGCAGCCGAGTGCCTCTGCACTCCCGGCGATAACCGAAGTGATGATCGGCGGGTAA
- a CDS encoding DNA topoisomerase IV subunit A encodes MNETTDTPRGKLHQLFDSNFLDYTSYVIRERAIPDADDGLKPVQRRILQTLANMDDGRFHKVANVVGETMKLHPHGDQSIFDALVNLANKDYLIERQGNFGNIFTGDQASAPRYIECRLSPLARETLFNKDLTEFVDSYDGRMQEPVRLPAKIPLLLLLGAEGIAVGMATRIMPHNFNELLHAQIACLRGKDFTLYPDFPRGGIIDVSDYNHGNGRLRCRARLTQLDARTIVVTELPYTTTTQNLIESVEKAAKANKLKIASINDYTAGKVEVEIKLARGVLAEETIDALYAFTNCEMSISPNLVTIEDNMPCQREVEEVLRRNTDLLKANLEKELRIELGRMEEKWHARKLEQIFIEERLYKEIEEKTNYKAIISSIRQCLAPYTEELRRKITTEDIERLLEIKIRRISRYDINRQQKELRDIEKQIAEIQHSLSDMIRFTIAYLEDLLTRYGEQFPRRSELRRFDEVDARAAALSNLTVGYHRDSGFLGHKVRAEGTVNDMECACSEYDRLLLIFKDGLYKVVNVTDKLFVGSELYWFGVVKDDLLFNLIYRHGPENLTYAKRFTMPKFILNREYRLFEADKRSTILLLRLDGEEGLRIRAALVPSARAKHNSIELDFNDVLIKGAGAKGKRLTNRIVRRITDITGTPKKPAPVPQELPGLTETNQKKPDKS; translated from the coding sequence ATGAACGAGACCACCGACACCCCGCGAGGTAAACTGCACCAGCTGTTTGACAGCAATTTCCTTGATTATACCTCCTACGTTATCCGTGAACGTGCAATCCCTGATGCTGATGACGGTCTCAAGCCTGTTCAGCGCCGGATCCTGCAGACACTTGCCAACATGGATGACGGTCGATTCCATAAGGTGGCAAACGTGGTTGGCGAAACCATGAAGCTCCACCCGCACGGTGATCAATCAATTTTCGACGCCCTGGTCAACCTGGCCAACAAGGACTATCTCATCGAACGCCAGGGCAACTTCGGTAATATCTTCACCGGCGACCAGGCCTCAGCCCCCCGTTACATCGAGTGCCGCCTGTCACCCCTGGCCCGTGAAACCCTGTTCAACAAGGATCTGACCGAATTTGTCGACTCCTACGACGGCCGCATGCAGGAGCCGGTGCGGCTGCCCGCCAAAATTCCGCTGCTGTTGCTGCTCGGTGCTGAAGGTATTGCCGTGGGTATGGCCACCAGGATCATGCCGCATAACTTCAACGAACTCCTGCATGCGCAAATCGCCTGCCTGCGCGGCAAGGATTTCACCCTGTATCCGGACTTTCCCCGCGGCGGCATTATCGATGTATCCGACTACAACCATGGTAACGGCCGACTGCGCTGTCGGGCCCGACTGACACAGCTGGACGCACGAACCATTGTTGTTACTGAGCTCCCCTATACAACCACCACGCAAAACCTCATCGAATCCGTTGAAAAAGCGGCCAAGGCAAACAAACTCAAAATCGCCTCCATCAATGATTACACAGCCGGAAAAGTTGAGGTTGAGATCAAGCTGGCCCGCGGAGTGCTTGCCGAGGAAACCATCGATGCCCTGTATGCCTTTACAAACTGCGAGATGAGCATATCACCGAACCTGGTGACCATTGAAGACAACATGCCCTGTCAGCGTGAAGTTGAAGAGGTGCTGCGACGTAACACTGATCTGCTCAAAGCCAATCTGGAAAAGGAGCTGCGTATTGAACTGGGCAGAATGGAAGAAAAATGGCATGCCCGCAAGCTGGAGCAGATCTTCATTGAAGAGAGATTGTACAAGGAGATCGAGGAAAAAACAAACTACAAGGCGATTATCTCCAGCATCCGGCAGTGCCTTGCACCCTATACCGAAGAACTGCGGCGAAAAATCACCACTGAGGATATTGAGCGGCTTCTGGAGATCAAAATCCGCCGTATCTCCCGCTACGATATCAACCGCCAGCAGAAAGAGTTGCGGGATATTGAAAAACAGATCGCAGAAATCCAGCACTCCTTAAGCGATATGATCCGCTTTACCATCGCTTACCTGGAAGATCTGCTGACACGCTATGGGGAACAGTTTCCGCGCCGCAGTGAACTGCGCCGCTTTGATGAGGTCGATGCCAGGGCAGCGGCCCTCTCCAATCTCACGGTTGGCTACCACCGGGATTCCGGCTTTCTTGGTCATAAGGTCAGGGCCGAAGGCACGGTGAACGACATGGAGTGCGCCTGCTCGGAATATGACCGACTTCTCCTTATCTTCAAAGACGGTCTGTATAAGGTGGTCAATGTGACGGACAAGTTGTTCGTCGGCTCAGAGCTGTACTGGTTTGGTGTGGTTAAGGATGACCTGCTGTTTAACCTTATCTACCGGCATGGACCGGAAAACCTGACCTATGCCAAACGTTTCACCATGCCCAAATTCATTCTGAACCGCGAGTATCGACTCTTTGAGGCCGACAAACGCTCCACCATCCTGCTGCTGCGTCTTGACGGGGAAGAGGGACTGCGGATACGGGCTGCTCTGGTGCCTTCGGCACGGGCAAAACACAACAGTATTGAACTTGATTTCAATGACGTGCTGATCAAAGGAGCAGGTGCCAAGGGCAAAAGACTGACAAACCGGATCGTGCGCAGAATCACCGATATCACCGGCACACCGAAAAAACCGGCCCCTGTTCCGCAGGAGTTGCCGGGCTTGACGGAAACAAACCAGAAGAAGCCGGATAAAAGCTGA